One Gloeobacter morelensis MG652769 DNA window includes the following coding sequences:
- a CDS encoding TIGR01212 family radical SAM protein (This family includes YhcC from E. coli K-12, an uncharacterized radical SAM protein.), translating into MASADLLPYNLFSRHLQERFGEKVFKVTLDAGFDCPNRDGTRARGGCTFCDASGSSAQVSPPTTPLDAQLHLGMAGWRRKCGEKARKFIAYYQAFTNTHAPVDRLREVYRVGIEHPDCVGIAIGTRPDCVGEPVLDLLAEMASRKYLWVEYGLQSAHDRTLARINRAHTVAEFVDAVRRTRGRGIEVCAHLIHGLPGDTPAMMLQSVDLLASLGVEGIKIHSLHIVKGSVMAGQYLRGEIPLISQAEYVQWVCDSLERLPWQIKIHRLTGDALPHLLIAPEWSRHKLAVLGAIQQEMRRRGTRQGVGVRSLTPDTY; encoded by the coding sequence ATGGCCAGTGCCGATCTGCTGCCCTACAACTTGTTCAGCCGCCATCTGCAGGAGCGCTTTGGCGAAAAAGTCTTCAAAGTCACCCTCGATGCCGGTTTTGACTGCCCCAACCGCGACGGCACCCGGGCGCGCGGGGGCTGCACCTTCTGCGACGCCTCCGGTTCCTCAGCCCAGGTGAGCCCTCCCACTACTCCTTTAGATGCGCAGCTGCACCTCGGCATGGCGGGCTGGCGGCGCAAGTGCGGCGAGAAGGCCCGCAAATTCATCGCCTACTACCAGGCGTTCACCAACACCCACGCGCCGGTAGACCGGCTGCGCGAAGTCTACCGGGTCGGCATAGAGCATCCCGACTGCGTGGGCATCGCCATCGGCACCCGCCCCGACTGCGTGGGGGAGCCGGTGCTCGATCTGCTGGCTGAAATGGCCTCCCGCAAATACCTCTGGGTCGAGTACGGCCTGCAAAGCGCCCACGACCGGACTCTGGCACGCATCAACCGCGCCCACACCGTCGCCGAATTCGTCGATGCGGTGCGGCGCACCCGGGGGCGGGGCATCGAAGTCTGCGCCCACCTGATCCACGGCCTGCCCGGCGACACCCCGGCGATGATGCTCCAGTCGGTGGATTTGCTCGCTTCCCTCGGAGTCGAAGGCATCAAGATCCACTCGCTGCATATTGTCAAAGGCTCGGTCATGGCAGGGCAGTACCTGCGCGGCGAGATCCCGCTGATCAGTCAGGCCGAATATGTGCAGTGGGTGTGCGACTCGCTGGAGCGCTTGCCCTGGCAGATCAAAATCCACCGCCTTACGGGCGACGCCCTGCCGCACCTGCTCATCGCCCCGGAGTGGTCGCGCCACAAACTCGCCGTGCTGGGCGCCATTCAGCAGGAGATGCGCAGGCGGGGCACCCGGCAAGGTGTCGGGGTGCGCTCTCTGACACCTGACACTTATTAA
- the clpS gene encoding ATP-dependent Clp protease adapter ClpS, translated as MSSATVTATKPETIVKALKPWKVIVLNDDFNTFQHVANCLIKYIPHMHPDRAWKLTQQVHSEGRAIVWVGPLEQAELYHEQLSREGLTMAPLEQA; from the coding sequence ATGTCGAGCGCTACTGTCACTGCGACCAAGCCGGAAACCATCGTCAAGGCCCTCAAGCCCTGGAAGGTCATCGTCCTCAACGACGACTTCAATACTTTCCAGCACGTGGCCAACTGCCTGATCAAGTACATTCCCCACATGCACCCCGATCGCGCCTGGAAGCTGACTCAACAGGTGCACAGCGAGGGGCGGGCGATCGTCTGGGTGGGTCCGCTCGAGCAGGCGGAACTGTACCACGAGCAACTGTCGCGCGAGGGGCTGACGATGGCCCCCTTGGAGCAGGCTTAA
- a CDS encoding HEAT repeat domain-containing protein has protein sequence MENPEEKLASPNLGDRLSAVGSLRDVPAERSVALLVKAAQDDNARVRYAAVSLLGQKADPSVLGLLRTLLTSDPEFDVRAAAAAALGDLHAQEAYEDLAAAFAQDNEWLVKFSILAALGELGDRRAVDLLVTALKGDPLIRTVAAGALGQLGDRRAVGELVAYIDDEDWQLRFRIAQALGELGGEEARSALQVLANDPSDAVSSTACSALEQLAQ, from the coding sequence ATGGAAAATCCAGAAGAGAAACTGGCAAGCCCGAACCTGGGCGATCGGCTCAGCGCGGTAGGTTCACTGCGGGACGTACCCGCCGAGCGCTCGGTGGCACTGCTGGTCAAAGCGGCCCAGGACGACAATGCCCGCGTGCGCTACGCCGCCGTCAGCCTGTTGGGCCAAAAAGCGGACCCTTCTGTCCTGGGCTTGCTGCGCACCCTGCTCACCTCGGACCCGGAATTCGACGTGCGCGCCGCCGCCGCCGCCGCCCTGGGTGATTTGCACGCCCAGGAAGCCTACGAAGATTTAGCCGCCGCCTTTGCCCAGGACAACGAGTGGCTGGTCAAATTCAGCATCCTGGCCGCCCTCGGCGAACTGGGCGACCGGCGGGCGGTGGACCTGCTGGTGACGGCCCTCAAGGGCGACCCGCTCATCCGCACCGTCGCGGCCGGAGCCCTCGGGCAACTGGGCGACCGGCGGGCGGTGGGCGAACTAGTCGCCTACATCGACGATGAAGACTGGCAGCTGCGCTTTCGCATCGCCCAGGCCCTGGGGGAGTTGGGCGGCGAAGAAGCGCGTTCTGCACTGCAAGTTCTTGCCAACGATCCCAGCGACGCAGTCAGTTCCACAGCCTGTTCTGCCCTCGAACAGCTCGCGCAATAG
- a CDS encoding YceD family protein: protein MLRSIELRALAASPTRHVSVVIDEPIAALPSLTPVQGELAVAHRGDFLEVAGHAQTIVTLACDRCLQQFNHRLATNFEEVIWLEDAPVEVPLELEVPPAHLDELLPRDGRLDPVDLIYQHLCLELPVRNLCSEQCQGVKTTQPQEPGLDRRWSALARLREELG, encoded by the coding sequence ATGCTGCGCTCGATTGAACTGCGCGCCCTCGCAGCGAGCCCGACGCGCCATGTGAGCGTCGTCATCGACGAGCCGATCGCGGCGCTGCCGAGCCTCACCCCCGTGCAGGGCGAACTGGCCGTTGCCCACCGCGGCGATTTTCTAGAAGTCGCCGGCCACGCCCAGACGATCGTCACCCTCGCCTGCGACCGCTGCCTGCAGCAATTTAACCATCGCCTCGCGACCAACTTCGAAGAGGTAATCTGGCTGGAGGATGCGCCTGTGGAGGTGCCCCTCGAACTGGAGGTGCCCCCCGCCCACCTCGACGAGCTGTTGCCGCGCGACGGTCGGCTCGACCCGGTCGATCTCATCTACCAGCATCTGTGTCTGGAGTTGCCCGTGCGCAACCTGTGCTCCGAGCAGTGCCAGGGGGTCAAAACCACTCAACCCCAGGAGCCAGGCCTCGACCGGCGCTGGTCTGCTCTCGCCCGTCTGCGCGAAGAGCTGGGCTGA
- a CDS encoding lysophospholipid acyltransferase family protein gives MLSLPTLSPVDLAQWMLEAFGTQLRVRYERPLPVGEGCLLVVSSHRSFLDAPLLVRSMGSPVRLVCHHYLGQVPVVNELVRQLGGFHLGPAGQGWSTLFRQASRYLLSGTHVAIFPEGAQLIAAHSRPGQVATFRRGFAHLALRSGIEHLPIVPVAIVSEREASGPLVPLRLLSLFDGSEPMFQKAGWHPYVLYEQVELRVGAPRRLRPEEIARYRGGQAAVVTAALAAELEDAARELTLTGGRYLC, from the coding sequence ATGCTTTCCCTGCCCACCCTGTCCCCTGTCGATCTGGCCCAGTGGATGCTCGAAGCGTTCGGTACCCAACTGCGCGTGCGCTACGAGCGACCCTTGCCCGTGGGCGAAGGCTGTCTGCTGGTAGTCAGCAGCCACCGCAGTTTTTTGGACGCGCCGCTGTTGGTGCGATCGATGGGCTCACCCGTCCGCCTGGTCTGCCACCACTACCTGGGCCAGGTACCGGTGGTCAACGAACTGGTCCGCCAGTTGGGTGGTTTTCACCTCGGTCCGGCGGGGCAGGGCTGGTCGACGCTGTTTCGCCAGGCGAGCCGTTATTTGCTGAGCGGGACCCACGTGGCCATCTTCCCGGAAGGAGCGCAGCTGATTGCCGCCCACAGCCGGCCGGGCCAGGTGGCGACCTTCAGGCGGGGTTTTGCCCACCTGGCTTTGCGCAGCGGCATTGAGCATCTGCCGATTGTGCCGGTGGCCATCGTCTCCGAGCGCGAAGCGAGCGGTCCGCTGGTGCCCCTGCGGCTTTTGAGCCTCTTCGACGGCAGCGAACCGATGTTCCAGAAGGCGGGCTGGCATCCCTATGTGCTCTACGAACAGGTCGAGTTGCGCGTCGGGGCGCCGCGCCGGCTCCGCCCGGAGGAGATTGCCCGCTACCGCGGCGGGCAGGCCGCTGTCGTTACCGCCGCCCTGGCGGCCGAGCTGGAAGATGCCGCGCGCGAGTTGACCCTGACTGGAGGTCGCTATCTATGCTGA
- a CDS encoding protein jag, with amino-acid sequence MIDTQTDDARTWLQSVLQLMGFPDGVQVVEAPDDPGGQRWLEIAEQALSPTQKELLLSREGEGLDALQFLLNTTMHLQTDSNQPYTVELAGHRLKRQQQLAEMAWEAAAQVRSSGEEFVFGALTAAERRQIHMLLQDEPDLSTFSRGKEPERRLVVRPRTADAAEESPDAALD; translated from the coding sequence ATGATAGATACCCAGACCGACGACGCCCGCACCTGGCTGCAGTCTGTACTGCAGCTGATGGGATTTCCCGACGGTGTGCAGGTGGTCGAAGCCCCGGACGATCCCGGCGGCCAGCGCTGGCTGGAGATTGCTGAACAAGCGCTCAGTCCAACCCAAAAAGAACTGCTGCTGAGCCGCGAAGGCGAAGGGCTCGATGCGCTGCAGTTTTTGCTCAACACGACGATGCATCTGCAGACCGACAGCAACCAGCCCTACACCGTCGAACTGGCCGGCCATCGCCTCAAGCGGCAGCAGCAATTGGCCGAGATGGCCTGGGAAGCTGCCGCCCAGGTGCGCTCCAGCGGTGAGGAATTTGTCTTTGGAGCGCTTACCGCCGCCGAGCGCCGCCAGATCCACATGCTTTTGCAGGACGAGCCGGATCTATCGACGTTTAGCCGCGGCAAAGAACCCGAACGCCGCCTGGTGGTGCGCCCGCGCACCGCAGACGCCGCCGAGGAGAGCCCCGATGCTGCGCTCGATTGA
- a CDS encoding NAD(P)H-hydrate dehydratase, which produces MSGLCACTLASAAQVQQVEAALFAAGMPVEALMEKAGLRLAAAIAADYPAGDYPQVGVLVGPGHNGGDALVVARELWLAGRAVQVFCPRPPTKPLTRAHLDYFQSLGGKVHTGAVPEETGVDLWVDGLFGFGLERPVAEPYAGLMAQVNASGVPVAAVDLPSGLSSETGEALGGLAVRAARTYCLGLWKRGLWQDAALDWLGAPVRLDIGFSEAQVRSILGEDHRSARLLLPDAARAGLPLVRPATAHKYSVGTLLAVAGSRQYEGAATLVALGARSGGPGMLYLALPESLADRVAARLPEAIVYPCPQAENGALADLAGVDLKKFDAVVCGPGLGKADQALVVRLAREAAGALVLDADGLNLIAGQLEVLAQRAAPTVLTPHPGEFKRLFPDIALADRQGAARTAALRSHAWIVLKGARTVVASPSGQVWVNPGGSPALARGGSGDVLAGLLGALLAQCKTPEPAVLGAVWWHAAAGEWLAERHTVLGVDAETLALGLLPFLAAHSRSR; this is translated from the coding sequence GTGAGCGGGCTTTGCGCCTGCACTCTCGCCAGTGCCGCCCAGGTGCAGCAAGTCGAAGCGGCACTGTTTGCTGCGGGGATGCCCGTCGAAGCTTTGATGGAAAAAGCGGGCCTGCGGCTGGCGGCGGCGATTGCCGCTGACTATCCGGCCGGGGATTATCCGCAGGTGGGGGTACTTGTCGGTCCCGGCCACAACGGCGGCGATGCCCTGGTGGTGGCGCGCGAACTGTGGCTGGCCGGGCGAGCGGTGCAGGTGTTCTGCCCGAGACCGCCCACCAAACCCCTCACCCGGGCGCACCTTGATTACTTTCAGTCGCTGGGGGGCAAGGTGCACACCGGTGCCGTCCCTGAGGAAACAGGGGTGGATTTGTGGGTCGACGGCCTGTTCGGTTTTGGTCTGGAGCGGCCCGTCGCCGAACCCTACGCCGGGCTGATGGCGCAGGTGAATGCCTCGGGGGTGCCGGTAGCCGCCGTCGATCTGCCCTCGGGGCTTTCGAGCGAGACCGGCGAGGCTCTGGGCGGCCTCGCGGTGCGCGCGGCGCGCACCTACTGCCTGGGTCTGTGGAAGCGGGGGCTGTGGCAGGATGCGGCGCTCGATTGGCTCGGGGCACCTGTGCGCCTCGATATTGGATTTAGCGAAGCGCAGGTGCGCTCGATTCTGGGGGAGGATCACCGGTCGGCGCGGCTGTTGTTGCCCGATGCGGCCCGCGCCGGGCTGCCGCTGGTGCGCCCGGCTACGGCCCACAAGTACAGCGTCGGCACGCTGCTCGCGGTGGCGGGATCGCGCCAGTACGAGGGGGCTGCAACGCTGGTGGCGCTGGGGGCCCGTTCGGGCGGTCCCGGCATGCTCTATCTGGCCCTGCCCGAATCGCTGGCGGACCGGGTGGCGGCGCGGCTGCCGGAGGCGATTGTCTATCCCTGCCCACAAGCCGAAAATGGTGCCCTCGCCGATTTGGCGGGTGTGGACCTCAAAAAGTTCGACGCGGTGGTTTGCGGCCCGGGCTTGGGCAAAGCCGACCAGGCCCTGGTGGTGCGCCTGGCGCGCGAAGCAGCGGGCGCCCTGGTGCTCGACGCCGACGGTCTCAATTTGATCGCAGGTCAGCTGGAGGTGCTTGCGCAGCGCGCGGCCCCAACAGTGCTCACCCCCCACCCGGGGGAATTCAAGCGGCTTTTTCCGGACATTGCCCTTGCCGATCGCCAGGGGGCCGCCCGCACCGCCGCCCTGCGCTCCCACGCCTGGATCGTGCTCAAGGGGGCGCGCACGGTGGTCGCCTCCCCAAGCGGTCAGGTATGGGTCAATCCCGGCGGCTCACCCGCCCTCGCCCGCGGCGGTTCAGGCGATGTGCTCGCCGGGCTTCTCGGCGCCCTGCTCGCCCAGTGCAAGACTCCAGAACCGGCCGTGCTCGGTGCGGTCTGGTGGCACGCGGCGGCGGGAGAGTGGCTTGCCGAGCGACACACCGTCCTGGGTGTCGATGCGGAGACCCTCGCGTTGGGATTGCTGCCGTTTCTGGCGGCGCACAGCCGTAGCCGTTAA
- the psb35 gene encoding photosystem II assembly protein Psb35 yields the protein MVIFWALLAVGFVACVTIGSVAWYSSKRPAGWEGSEAPGWVNKITPKNLRDSGDGNG from the coding sequence ATGGTCATTTTTTGGGCTTTGCTGGCCGTCGGCTTCGTGGCGTGCGTGACCATCGGTTCGGTTGCCTGGTATAGCTCCAAGCGCCCGGCAGGTTGGGAAGGCAGCGAGGCCCCCGGTTGGGTGAACAAGATCACCCCCAAGAACCTGCGCGACAGCGGCGACGGCAACGGCTAG
- a CDS encoding photosystem I reaction center subunit XI, giving the protein MTLARYVYTPDPQEGTLLTPVNNSTAIRWFIDNLPINRVGMDEFTRGLEIGMAHGYWLIGPFALLGPLRNTELGLVAGLVSTIGLLLISTIGLSGYASLVQDVPTEFDRKGWSRLAGGFLVGGVGGAIFAFAILQFFPLVSAIARIP; this is encoded by the coding sequence ATGACCCTGGCACGCTATGTTTACACACCGGATCCGCAGGAGGGGACGCTGCTCACCCCGGTGAACAATTCCACAGCGATCCGCTGGTTCATCGACAATCTGCCCATCAACCGGGTGGGGATGGATGAGTTTACCCGCGGGCTGGAAATCGGCATGGCCCACGGTTACTGGCTTATCGGTCCTTTTGCGCTGCTCGGTCCTTTGCGCAACACCGAACTGGGTCTGGTGGCCGGGCTGGTCTCGACGATCGGTCTGCTGCTCATCTCGACCATTGGGCTTTCGGGTTACGCCTCGCTGGTCCAGGACGTGCCGACCGAATTCGACCGCAAGGGCTGGAGTCGGCTTGCCGGCGGCTTTCTGGTGGGCGGTGTCGGAGGGGCCATCTTCGCGTTTGCGATTTTGCAGTTTTTCCCGCTAGTCTCCGCCATCGCCCGCATTCCCTAA